In Quercus lobata isolate SW786 chromosome 12, ValleyOak3.0 Primary Assembly, whole genome shotgun sequence, a genomic segment contains:
- the LOC115970325 gene encoding uncharacterized protein LOC115970325, whose product MKDLDVKAWEYLADINHAQWFKSHFSSRALFDCLANNLSESFNAMILEARDKPILAMLEWIRVRLMTKQYKKMKGIAKYTGKRHVVDLAKKACSCRNWDLTGLPCKHGISTIVKNLEKVEDYVHPCYLKETFAETYKEIIQPMPGQSEWVETNQPAPIAPHVYKPPGKPPK is encoded by the exons ATGAAGGATTTGGATGTCAAGGCATGGGAGTATCTTGCTGACATCAACCATGCACAATGGTTTAAGTCTCACTTTAGTAGTAGAGCTTTGTTTGACTGTTTAGCTAATAACTTAAGTGAGTCTTTTAATGCCATGATCTTAGAAGCTAGGGATAAGCCAATTTTAGCAATGTTGGAGTGGATCAGAGTTAGGCTTATgaccaaacaatacaaaaagatGAAAGGTATAGCAAAATACACTGGAAAG AGACATGTGGTTGACTTGGCTAAGAAAGCATGCAGCTGTAGGAATTGGGATTTGACAGGACTTCCTTGCAAACATGGGATCTCTACTATTGTTAAGAACCTAGAGAAAGTGGAGGACTATGTGCATCCTTGTTACTTGAAAGAGACATTTGCTGAAACTTACAAAGAGATAATACAGCCAATGCCTGGCCAGTCTGAGTGGGTTGAGACTAACCAACCTGCTCCTATTGCTCCTCATGTGTATAAACCACCTGGCAAACCACCAAAGTAA